One Amblyomma americanum isolate KBUSLIRL-KWMA chromosome 8, ASM5285725v1, whole genome shotgun sequence DNA window includes the following coding sequences:
- the LOC144102781 gene encoding uncharacterized protein LOC144102781, protein MVCVLKFLLLSAALVSDPCVEILRGYMANANRVNWQLVAQFVAADAIVQLQRRRRRKPIRRLLRDRRQLGEYFTLVRDMRNGDGTDFFQYFRMSVERFDRLVELLRPLIEPRRSTVVSLSAGEKLAFTLRYLAHGSTMRIIAKSYRISDSMAGRIVRQTCLALRQVLEPLYLPHPTAADWRRIAAEFEREWNFPNCIGAIDGKHIDIEAPAWFNGLFQRRSDGPGSGQPATFGALAWLQSSYRICRRSDGPGSGQPATFGALAWLQSSYRICVCSVRCI, encoded by the exons atggtgtgcgtgttgaagttcCTGCTTTTGTCGGCGGCTCTCGTCAGCGACCCTTGTGTAGAGATTTTGCGTGGGTACATGGCCAACGCAAACAGGGTGAACTGGCAATTAGTTGCACAATTCGTCGCTGCCGACGCAATCGTCCAGCTGCAGCGTAGGCGTAGACGCAAGCCTATACGACGTCTTCTGCGAGATCGACGCCAACTGGGCGAGTACTTCACTTTAGTCCGGGACATGAGAAATGGAGATGGCACAGACTTCTTCCAGTACTTCCGGATGTCTGTGGAAAG GTTTGACCGTCTCGTGGAGCTGCTCAGACCCCTAATCGAGCCACGTAGAAGCACGGTAGTCAGTTTGTCGGCCGGAGAGAAGCTAGCATTCACGTTAAG GTACCTGGCACATGGTTCCACGATGAGGATAATAGCAAAGTCGTACAGGATCTCTGACAGCATGGCTGGCCGTATAGTGAGGCAAACCTGCCTTGCCTTGCGGCAAGTTCTCGAGCCCTTGTACCTTCCACACCCAACAGCTGCCGACTGGAGACGCATAGCTGCCGAATTTGAAAGAGAATGGAACTTTCCAAACTGTATTGGAGCAATTGACGGCAAACACATTGATATAGAGGCGCCTG CCTGGTTCAACGGGCTCTTTCAGAGGCGCTCGGATGGCCCAGGTTCAGGCCAGCCGGCCACATTTGGTGCCCTAGCATGGCTGCAGAGCTCGTACCGCATCTGC AGGCGCTCGGATGGCCCAGGTTCAGGCCAGCCGGCCACATTTGGTGCCCTAGCATGGCTGCAGAGCTCGTACCGCATCTGCGTTTGTTCTGTGCGCTGCATTTAG